Part of the Deltaproteobacteria bacterium genome, ACGCGCGGGGATAGACCCTTCCTGCACCTGGTTCCCAACGTCGTGCAGACGGTTCCCCCGCACGCGCGGGGATAGACCCTTCCTGCACCTGGTTCCCAACGTCGTGCAGACGGTTCCCCCGCACGCGCGGGGATAGACCCGTCCCACGTGTCGCGATACTTTGTGCTCCGAAGGTTCCCCCGCACGCGCGGGGATAGACCCTTAACGGCTGGAACGGGGCGTATGGAATCGTAGGTTCCCCCGCACGCGCGGGGATAGACCGTGTACGGCGTTGGGTATCCGCTCCACCGGGGCGGTTCCCCCGCACGCGCGGGGATAGACCCGGTGCGCTGGTGCAAGGGCGCGCACACGGCCCGGTTCCCCCGCACGCGCGGGGATAGACCCGTAGGGGCCAGTCGAGCCGTCGGTGGAGAGCCGGTTCCCCCGCACGCGCGGGGATAGACCCGACCGTGATCACCCAGGACCCGGACCAGCTCGGGTTCCCCCGCACGCGCGGGGATAGACCCTCGCCGTACTTCGGGCTGTTGTAGTTCGACGCGGTTCCCCCGCACGCGCGGGGATAGACCCCTTGCCGATCACGGGGCTGCGCTTCGAGGCGAGGTTCCCCCGCACGCGCGGGGATAGACCCTTTCCGGCCGATCTGTGGCGGAAAGTGAGGGCGGTTCCCCCGCACGCGCGGGGATAGACCCTCTACACCGTGCTGTTCACAGGTGGGCAGGGTGGTTCCCCCGCACGCGCGGGGATAGACCCACTTGTCAAGCATTAGTTTTCGTTCCTGGACAGGTTCCCCCGCACGCGCGGGGATAGACCCGCCATGCACGTCGCGAACGATGCCCGCGTCGCGGTTCCCCCGCACGCGCGGGGATAGACCCGAACGGGAGATCGCCAAGCGCCGGCAACGCATGGTTCCCCCGCACGCGCGGGGATAGACCCCCCTTGTTCCTTGGCGCTCCCCTTGTCGTCATGGTTCCCCCGCACGCGCGGGGATAGGCCCTACAGGCTCGCCGGGCGGTGGGGCCGGACAAAGGTACCCCCGCACGCGCGGGGATAGACCACGTCGGAGATGGCGAAAGCGTTGTTGGAGTAGGGTTCCCCCGCACGCGCGGGGATAGACCCCTGCGACATTTGCCGCTTCTCCGGTTCGTTTCGGTTCCCCCGCACGCGCGGGGATAGACCTCATGAAGGCTGCCGATGCAAGCGCCGGTGTGAGGTTCCCCCGCACGCGCGGGGATAGACCCCCCGGTCGATAGCGCGCTAGACCGCATACGGGGGTTCCCCCGCACGCGCGGGGATAGACCCTATCCGGCTTTGCGCTAGATGCTGCTACAGCGGGTTCCCCCGCACGCGCGGGGATAGACCCGCATACGCCTCTTGGCCGCTCACCGTGTCGAAGGTTCCCCCGCACGCGCGGGGATAGACCCCCGTCCGTCAGGACCAGCAGTTGCGCCTCCAGGGTTCCCCCGCACGCGCGGGGATAGACCTGTTCAAGGTATCGGACATGGCCTCACGGTGCGGGTTCCCCCGCACGCGCGGGGATAGACCCCGGCTGTGCCGCCTGTCAATGAGGCCCGGGACGGTTCCCCCGCACGCGCGGGGATAGACCCTAAGGCTTTCATCCTCCATAAGCTCATGCTGGGGTTCCCCCGCACGCGCGGGGATAGACCCTTGAGCGAGTCTCCGGACGGCTCCACGTAACTGGTTCCCCCGCACGCGCGGGGATAGACCCGAGAAGGGATGGAACAGTCTCACGGCCACCATGGTTCCCCCGCACGCGCGGGGATAGACCCGAGAAATGTCGATACATGGAAGACTGCTCGGAGGTTCCCCCGCACGCGCGGGGATAGACCCGGCAGTCATCATTCTCTGTTTCATGCTATTTCGGTTCCCCCGCACGCGCGGGGATAGACCCCGGGCATAGCCATCGTCAGGCGGGAAGCGATCGGTTCCCCCGCACGCGCGGGGATAGACCCTTCGTTGGAAAGTTTGCACGATACCGGCCGTGGGTTCCCCCGCACGCGCGGGGATAGACCGTACCCTTCCTCTTTTTTCCCTCTCCTCTCTTCGGTTCCCCCGCACGCGCGGGGATAGACCCCTGATGCAGACGAGGCAGATGGACCGGGAGACGGTTCCCCCGCACGCGCGGGGATAGGCCCTTCCTGGGCGAATGGGAGTACGGACGACAGGGGGTTCCCCCGCACGCGCGGGGATAGACCCTGATCGGCTCGTACGAGTAGAGCGGCACCGGAGGTTCCCCCGCACGCGCGGGGATAGACCCGCCTACGATTGGCAGGGCGCGCAGATGCACATGGTTCCCCCGCACGCGCGGGGATAGACCCACATCGAACAGCGGAGGATGCACGGATGCAGAGGTTCCCCCGCACGCGCGGGGATAGACCCGGCTGGCCCATCGCGATGTCTATCATGTGAAAGGTTCCCCCGCACGCGCGGGGATAGACCCGCTACACCACGCGCCGCGGACCCGGGTGTCAATGTCAGCCGAAAATGTCCCATTTGTGGCAACCGAAAACTGCCCACTCTTGTCAATCGAAAACTGCACACTTCCGAGAAGGGCGCCGGTGTGGGTCTGACGCTCTTCGGTTGGTTTCGGTCGGGCGAGAGGGGTTGGACGGAGCGAGCGGAGTCCAACCCCTTCCGCTCCTTTGCAGCCTGTCAATGTCAGGGCGTCTGTTCGGCACCGACGCCCTCTCCCAAGTTGGGACATTTTCGGCTGACGGTGACAGTGGCTGCGCGGTGCAAGTAGTCGCAGTGCTCCACACTAGGTCGCCTGACCACCAGTGGCAGATCTTGTGGGTGTGCCCGCATAGACAACATCGAGCGAACAGGAGGTTTCATTGAGATGAAGACTGTAGGAGCACGGCGGACCTCAGGCCGGCGCACACATTTGCAGAAGCTGTACGCTCAACTTGCGGAGTGTTCGCGACAGCCTGACCGGGTTCTTTTCCTGGATGTCGAGACTACGGGGTTGGATCCCTGTCGCCATGAAATCACTGTTGTCGGATGGGCCTTCGGCGGGCGCGTGGGGACCATGGTGAAGGGATCGGCGCCAGACCTGCTCTGTGAAGACTTGGAGCAGGCGAGGTACTTGGTGACGTTCAACGGCGGTCGATTCGACACGAGGTTCGTCGCCCGGTTTCTGCCCGGCATCACGCTTCCGAGGGTCCACATCGATCTGCTGTATCTTTGCCGGAGTGTCGGGTTATCGGGTGGGCAAAAGGCGATCGAGAAAGCCCTCCGGATCGATCTACGAAAAGACGTGACCGAAGTTACCGGCCTGACAGCCGTGGCTCTATGGAATCAGTCTCTTCAAGGCGACCACGAGGCGTTGCGGCGCTTGATCCTGTACAATCGCTCTGACGTCGCAGCCATGGGCGCCATACTTGATGAAGTCATCCGCAGAATGAATACTCGGTTGGGGCCATCGATGACCGAGGTGCGTTTCAGGGATTGGTCAGCGCCTCCAGGCTGGCGCACGTTGCCACATCCGTGACTTCCCAGCGGGTACGTTGGTTTACCTTGACGTCTTCCGACTATAGAAATCAGATTAGGTTAACCCTTGCCGAGCACTTGAGCGAGATGGACAGGAAGGGGCTGCTGAAACGTCCCGTTGCTCCGCTGCCGGCCGACCTTTGGGATTGGCCGCGCCCTGTAGATTCCGAAGCCACGGTTCGGGCGGCGGTGACCGACGAACGGGAAGAGGACTGGTAAGGTTTGCCGTGTTAAGCCTGCCGCGTGTCAAGGGAAACCGAATGGTGGACGTTGCCGAACGTATTTCGATTGCCGGAGGGCCCTCGAATTGACCAAGACCGCATTCCTGATCTCCGCGACCATCCTCTGCACGCTTCTCTTGACGTGCGCCGCCGGCGCCCAAACCCTGGAACAGGCACGCGCGGCTCATGCGGACGGCCGCTTTGTCGAGGCGGCGGAGTTGAGCGCGGCGCTCGAGACCTCCGAGGGTTATGCTTTGGCGGCGCAGGCGCTGGCGATGCAGGGCTACGTCTTTGCCAAGGAGGAGGATAAGCAGGGGCTGTTCCAGCGGGCCGTGGAGTTGGCAGAGGAGTCGGTGCGGCTCGACCCGGCCAATCCCGAGGCGCATATTCAACTGGCCCATGCGCGCGGCCGCTACGCCCAGACCATCGGGTTCCTGCAGGCGGTGACCGGGGGATATGCGACCAAGGTGCGGGACTCGGTGGAAGAAGCGCTACGGCTCGATCCCGACAAGGCGGCGGGCCATCTGAGCCTGGCGACATGGCACGCGGAGGTCGTCCACGCCGCGGGGGGCATGGCCAGGTTTCTCTACGGCGCCACCGGAAAGAAGGCGCGCGGCCACTATGAGCGCGCGTTGGAGCTCATGCCCGATGCCAAGGTGGTGTGCGTCGAATACGCCTACGGGCTCCTGCTGCTGGACGAGGAAGGGAACCGGGAGGAGGCGCGCCGGCTCCTCGAGCGCGCCGTCAAGAAACCCTCCAAGGATGCCGTGGACCGCTTCTATCACAAACTCGCGGTGACGCGGCTGGCGGCCCTGAACGGCGGGTAGCCGCACTCTCCCTCAAGGATGGGCGGGTATCCAACCCGCCCATCCTCCCACTCACGCCAGGCTCACCGCCGAGGGCCGTCGCGCGCCCCCTCACGCCGCGTCGGGCCACCCCAGCGCGTCGCGCACGCCCTCCGCGTAGGCCGGGTCGGCCTTGGCGAAGTGCGCGAGCTGCTTCTCGATGATCCTCTGCGGCACCCCTTGCATGGCTCCGGCGATGTTGCTGAACAGGCGCCGCTGCTGGCCGTCGTCGAACAGCCGGAAGAGGTTGCCCGCCTGCGTGTAGTCGTCGTTGCCTTCCCGGTGGTCGTAGCGGGAGGCGTCGCCCGAGATCCTGAGCGGCGGCTCGGCGTAGCTCTCGTCCTGCACCGGGCCGCCGAAGCTGTTGGGCTCGTAGTACGCGTCGACGTTGCCGTGCCGCGGCTCGAAGAAGCGCATGGGGCCGTCCTTGTGGTAGTGGTGCACCGGGCACCGCGGCGCGTTCACCGGGAGCGCCTCGTAGTGGGTGCCCAGGCGGTAGCGGTGTGCGTCGGCATAGGAGAAGATGCGCGCCTGCAGGACCTTGTCCGGTGAGAAGCCGATGCCCGGCACGATGTTCGAGGGGGAGAAGGCGGCCTGCTCCACCTCGGCGAAGTAGTTCTCCGGGTTGCGGTTGAGCTCCATCACGCCCACGTCGATCAGCGGATAGTCCCCGTGGGGCCAGACCTTGGTGAGGTCGAAGGGGTTGTACGGCGTCTTGCCCGCGTCCAGCTCCGGCATGATTTGCACCTTGAGGTCCCACTTGGGGAACTCGCCCCCCTCGATGGCGCCGAACAGCGCCTCCTGGTAGGACTCGCGGGTCCGGCCGATGACCTCGGCGCTCTCCGCGTTGGTGTAGTGCCGGTGCCCCTGCCGGTTCTTGAAGTGGAACTTGACCCAGAAGCGCTCGTTGTCGGCGTTGATGAAGCTGAAGGTGTGGGAGCCGTAGCCGTTCATGTACATGGGGGCCGTGGGGCAGCCGCGGTCCGACATGAGGATGGTGATCTGGTGCAGCGATTCCGGCGACTGCGACCAGAAGTCCCACATGGCCACCGGGCTCCGCAGGTGTGTCTTGGGATGCCGTTTCTGCGTGCGGATGAAGTCCGGGAACTTGTAGGGGTCGCGGATGAAGAACACCGGCGTGTTGTTCCCGACCAAGTCCCAGTTGCCTTCCTCGGTGTAGAACTTCACCGCGAACCCGCGCACGTCGCGCTCCGCGTCCGCCGCCCCGAGCTCGCCGGCCACGGTGGAGAAGCGCACCAGCACGTCACACTTGGCGCCGGGCTGGAGCACCCGGGTTCGGGTGTAGCGCGAGATGTCGTGGTTGACGGTAAACGTCCCGTAGGCGCCCCAGCCCTTGGCATGCACCACCCGCTCGGGAATGCGCTCTCGGTTCTGGTGCGCGAGCTTCTCGATGAGCTGGTAGTCCTGCAGCAGGATCGGCCCGCGCTCGCCGGCGGTGAGGGCGTTCTGGTTGTCGGCCACGGGCGCGCCCGCGCTGGTGGTCATGACCGGGCATCGTTTACGGGACATGGAAATCTCCTTTCGTCTGAATCAACCGCTGTTCTGACTCTCAGTATAGGGGAAATCCGTGAGAAATAAATTTGATAATAGTTAGCTTTGTGATAGCTATGGATTATCATGGACGTGACCCTGCGCCAGCTCGAATACTTCGTCGCGGTGGCCGAGCGCCTGAGCTTCCGAGCCGCGGCCGAGGCGTGCTTCGTGACTCAGCCGGGCCTGAGCGTACAGCTCAAGGAGTTGGAGGGACAGTTGGACGTGCAACTGTTCGAGCGCAGCCGGCGGAAGGTCCTGCTCACTCTGGAGGGGGAGAGGCTGTTGCCGCTGGCCCGGAGCATCCTGACCCAGGCCGGCGAGCTGGTGGACACGGCGCGCAGCCTCACGCGGCCGCTCTCCGCCACGCTGCGGCTGGGGGTCATCCCCACCGTGGCGCCGTACCTGCTGCCCAAGGCGCTGCCGGCCATCCGCCAGCGGCATCCCGATCTGCGCATCCTGCTGCACGAAGACTTTACGCACCGGCTGCTGGCGCTGCTGGGGGAGGGGAAGCTGGACCTGTTGCTGCTGGCCCTGGATGCGGACCTGGGCGACGTGGCTACCTTGCCGCTGGCCGCGGACCCCTTCGTGGTGGCGGTGCCCGCCGGCCACCGGTTCGCCGCGCGCAAGCGCCTGACCGAAGCCGACCTCGCCGGCGAGCAGGTGCTGCTGC contains:
- a CDS encoding LysR substrate-binding domain-containing protein, producing MDVTLRQLEYFVAVAERLSFRAAAEACFVTQPGLSVQLKELEGQLDVQLFERSRRKVLLTLEGERLLPLARSILTQAGELVDTARSLTRPLSATLRLGVIPTVAPYLLPKALPAIRQRHPDLRILLHEDFTHRLLALLGEGKLDLLLLALDADLGDVATLPLAADPFVVAVPAGHRFAARKRLTEADLAGEQVLLLDDGHCLRAQALKVCQTGGAGEVGDFRAGSLNTLVQMVAGGIGITLLPRLALEVECRTPSAIVIRPFRKPEPARTIGLVWRKRSPREPEFRLLGELLAQ
- a CDS encoding ribonuclease H-like domain-containing protein; protein product: MKTVGARRTSGRRTHLQKLYAQLAECSRQPDRVLFLDVETTGLDPCRHEITVVGWAFGGRVGTMVKGSAPDLLCEDLEQARYLVTFNGGRFDTRFVARFLPGITLPRVHIDLLYLCRSVGLSGGQKAIEKALRIDLRKDVTEVTGLTAVALWNQSLQGDHEALRRLILYNRSDVAAMGAILDEVIRRMNTRLGPSMTEVRFRDWSAPPGWRTLPHP
- a CDS encoding catalase — protein: MSRKRCPVMTTSAGAPVADNQNALTAGERGPILLQDYQLIEKLAHQNRERIPERVVHAKGWGAYGTFTVNHDISRYTRTRVLQPGAKCDVLVRFSTVAGELGAADAERDVRGFAVKFYTEEGNWDLVGNNTPVFFIRDPYKFPDFIRTQKRHPKTHLRSPVAMWDFWSQSPESLHQITILMSDRGCPTAPMYMNGYGSHTFSFINADNERFWVKFHFKNRQGHRHYTNAESAEVIGRTRESYQEALFGAIEGGEFPKWDLKVQIMPELDAGKTPYNPFDLTKVWPHGDYPLIDVGVMELNRNPENYFAEVEQAAFSPSNIVPGIGFSPDKVLQARIFSYADAHRYRLGTHYEALPVNAPRCPVHHYHKDGPMRFFEPRHGNVDAYYEPNSFGGPVQDESYAEPPLRISGDASRYDHREGNDDYTQAGNLFRLFDDGQQRRLFSNIAGAMQGVPQRIIEKQLAHFAKADPAYAEGVRDALGWPDAA